ATCTCAGGCGGATTCGACCCCCACGAAGGACTCGCGGAGATACTCGTGAACCGCTTGCTCCGGCACCCGGAAAGACCTGCCCACCCGGATCGCCGGCAGATGACCGCTGTGCACCAGCCGGTACACGGTCATCTTCGACACTCGCATCACCGAGGCGACTTCCGCCACGGTAAGGAACCTGACCTCGTTGAGAGGCGTCTCGCTGCCAGCAGTCATGAAAATCCACCTGTACCTTCCGCACCCGACGCGTACCGGCTTCCCCTCCGGTGACTCTTCGTCGTTGTGCGCTCACAACCAGAGTAGGGGCGGGTGATACGAGTGGGGAAGAGGAGCAGCACAAGGCCGCCTACTGTGACAGACACGCTCGATTGAGTACATAGCGTGTCAGTGGCCGGTAGCAATCCGACCGGACACCGTCGTCAACCGGAACCACCACGGACACCCGTCCCTCCGCCTCCCCGACGAACAGCGCCGGGTCGTCGGTGGCGGCGAGCCCGATGGCCTCAATCCCCAACTGACCTGCCCCGCAGACCCATCCGTGGTCCCCGACGACCAGCTCGGGAAGGGGCCCGCCGAGCGCCGCCGCGGACTCCAGAGCCACCCGAACGGGGAGGGGCGAATGGCTGTGCGCGCCGGTCTCACTCCCGGCGCGCGATGCCCCGGATTTCCGCACCAACGCGACTCCCCGTACGTAGTCCAGGGCATGCGTGCGTACGCCGAACCGGGTCGTTATGTCGATACATCGCCCCTTCGCAGGGGTGATGACGAGGCACCCGGCCGCCGACAAAGCGTCTGCCAGCCCCCCGTAGAAGCCGCCCAGCCGGTCAGGGTGCCCGGTCCCGAACAGCACGGGAGCGCGTCGCCCGGCCGCCGCGCGCAGTCGCCCGGCGAAGGCGTCGAGACCGCTCAACGTCCGCTCGGGGTCGATGACATCACCGCCCGAGACCTCGGCGGGATCGCCGGAGACACCGCACCGGTCGGCCATGAGCCGCAGCACGTCCCGCTCGGGCCAGGGCTGTTCGGGGCGGAGGCCCAGGGTCGCGCGCGGATCGTGGGCGGCGAACAGCCGGTAACTGCGCAGGCTGTCCTCACGGTTGGTGGCCACCGGCCCGGCAAGTCCGGCGGCCAGCAGATGGTCCCGCAGACGGGCCCGTGGAAGTCCGGTGCTCAACACGGGCCCGATACTTCCGTACGGCACCGGCGACGGGGCCAGAACAGCCCGCCCGCCGCACAGTTGGCGTAACGGACACCCCGACCGGCGTCCCGACCGACACCTCGACGATGACGCCGGCGGAAACCGAGGCCGGAGACCGCGCGCCGCCCGGAACCCGACCGACCGGGACCCGACCGCCCAGGTCAGGCCAGCAGCCCCCGCAGCGGGAAGGACGCCTTGCGGGTCGCGCGGATCGCCTGGTCCACCCGGTCCGCCGGGTCGTAACCCGCCTCCCACGGCCGCCAGTCCGGTGTCCGCCCGTCCGTCATCCGGCGCGGTGCGGACTCCCGTGTACGGGCGTAGACCGCGTCCCGCCAGTCCTCCGGCACCGGAGCCGCCGGGTCGATCGGCGCGTGGGCCGCGATCGACACCAGATGCGTCCAGGAACGCGGCACGACGTCCACGATCGAGTAGCCACCGCCGCCGAGCGCGAGCCAGCGGGCCTCCTCGACGTACGCGTGCGCCAGTTCGTGGCAGGACGCCTGTACGGCGCGCTGCGCGTCCAGCGACACCGCGAGATGCGCCAGCGGATCCTCGAAGTGCGTGTCGGCGCCGTGCTGGGTCACCAGCGCCTGCGGCTGGAAGTCGGCCAGGAGTTCCGGCACGACCGCGTGGAAGGCCCGCAGCCAGCCCTCGTCACCGGTCCCGGCGGGCAGCGGCAGATTGACCGCGCCGCCCTCGCCCTCGCCGCCGCCGGTCTCCTCCGGCCAGCCGGTCTGCGGGAACAGCGTGCGGGGGTGCTCGTGCAGCGACACGGTCAGTACCCGCGGGTCGTCCCAGAACGCCGCCTGCACACCGTCCCCGTGGTGCACGTCCACATCGATGTACGCGACGCGCTCCGCGCCCAGCTCCAGCAGGCGCGCGACGGCGAGGGCCGCGTCGTTGTAGACGCAGAAGCCCGAGGCCGCGCCGGGCATGGCGTGGTGCAGGCCGCCG
Above is a window of Streptomyces sp. NBC_01498 DNA encoding:
- a CDS encoding helix-turn-helix domain-containing protein; the protein is MTAGSETPLNEVRFLTVAEVASVMRVSKMTVYRLVHSGHLPAIRVGRSFRVPEQAVHEYLRESFVGVESA
- a CDS encoding phosphatase encodes the protein MLSTGLPRARLRDHLLAAGLAGPVATNREDSLRSYRLFAAHDPRATLGLRPEQPWPERDVLRLMADRCGVSGDPAEVSGGDVIDPERTLSGLDAFAGRLRAAAGRRAPVLFGTGHPDRLGGFYGGLADALSAAGCLVITPAKGRCIDITTRFGVRTHALDYVRGVALVRKSGASRAGSETGAHSHSPLPVRVALESAAALGGPLPELVVGDHGWVCGAGQLGIEAIGLAATDDPALFVGEAEGRVSVVVPVDDGVRSDCYRPLTRYVLNRACLSQ
- a CDS encoding acetoin utilization protein AcuC, with the protein product MTARALLMWDDAVTAYDFGSSHPMDPVRLALTRELVRAYGLDDQVDVVSAPAAGESTLRLVHHEEYLDAVRRCSADPGSADGSYGIGTMDVPAFAAMHEASALIAGQSVGAAEALWRGTATHAVNFAGGLHHAMPGAASGFCVYNDAALAVARLLELGAERVAYIDVDVHHGDGVQAAFWDDPRVLTVSLHEHPRTLFPQTGWPEETGGGEGEGGAVNLPLPAGTGDEGWLRAFHAVVPELLADFQPQALVTQHGADTHFEDPLAHLAVSLDAQRAVQASCHELAHAYVEEARWLALGGGGYSIVDVVPRSWTHLVSIAAHAPIDPAAPVPEDWRDAVYARTRESAPRRMTDGRTPDWRPWEAGYDPADRVDQAIRATRKASFPLRGLLA